The window CGGAGACATATGAAGTTCTTCACACAATATTTCTACAGTTCTCGGGGTGCAGAAACCAGCCTGACATCTGCCCATTCCGGCTCTGGTTCTTCTCTTGATTCCATCCACCGATCTTGCGCCGACAGGTCTGCGGATTGCTTCCCTGATTTCGGCTTCCGTTACGGTTTCGCATCTGCAGACAACCTTTGCATAATCCGGATTTACCGCAATCGCTTTGGCTCTTTGTTCATCCGTCATCTCTCTGAACTTCGGTATCCCTTTTCTGATCGGGTTGAAGTCGTCCTTCTTTTTCGCGTTTAGCTTGTCCGCAATCATCTCCGACAAATATTCGGCGATGGCCGGGGACGAGGTTAGTCCGGGGGACTCCACACCGGCAGCGTTAAAGAACATTGGCGCGTCCGGAATTTCACCGAGGACAAAATCATTCTTGTCGCAATGCGCGCGGAGCCCGGAGAAAGTCGTAATAAAGTTTCTTCCCGGAATATGCTCCCACGTAAGGCTTGCATACTTCAGTACTTTGGCAAGGCCCTCTGTGGTTGTTCTGGTGTCTGCCTTATCGTCAATATCCTCCGCCGTAGGACCAATCAAAATTGTTCCGTCAACAGTAGGGGTAACTAAAATTCCCTTTCCCATTTTTGTCGGGAGCTGGAAAATGGATGCATGAAATGCGTCACAAAACTTCTTATCAACAATATAATATTCTCCTCTGCGGGGAACAATCGTAATCTTATCTTCGGATACCATATTGTTGATTACATCGGAATAAAGTCCAGCGCAGTTTACGACTGTTTTTGCTGTAAAGGTACCGGCCTTGCTTATAACTTTCCATCCGCCTTCAGTTTTCTCAATTGCGGTTACTTCTGCTTCACGGTAGAAATTAACACCGTTCATTGCGGCGTTTTCAGCAAATGCTTCTGTCAGCTCATACGGGCAGACGATCCCGCCGGTTTCGACCAGCAAAGCCTCATATGCTGTTGCGCCAATGTTCGGTTCTCTTTTTCTAAGTTCATCTTG of the uncultured Caproiciproducens sp. genome contains:
- a CDS encoding NAD(P)/FAD-dependent oxidoreductase; its protein translation is MVDVIIIGGGVVGCAVARELSRYSLNIALLEKTDDISNGQSKANTAIIHGGYDAHPGTLKAKFNVLGNTMYDKVCEELDVPHKRNTSLVVSFSPDDHDSLEELRLQGIENGVPGLSVIGQDELRKREPNIGATAYEALLVETGGIVCPYELTEAFAENAAMNGVNFYREAEVTAIEKTEGGWKVISKAGTFTAKTVVNCAGLYSDVINNMVSEDKITIVPRRGEYYIVDKKFCDAFHASIFQLPTKMGKGILVTPTVDGTILIGPTAEDIDDKADTRTTTEGLAKVLKYASLTWEHIPGRNFITTFSGLRAHCDKNDFVLGEIPDAPMFFNAAGVESPGLTSSPAIAEYLSEMIADKLNAKKKDDFNPIRKGIPKFREMTDEQRAKAIAVNPDYAKVVCRCETVTEAEIREAIRRPVGARSVDGIKRRTRAGMGRCQAGFCTPRTVEILCEELHMSPLEVTKFGGNSKYLESYLFGKGDNEDA